A genome region from Proteus vulgaris includes the following:
- the tolA gene encoding cell envelope integrity protein TolA yields MGKKTKPIRSKLSGSVILSTALHLLVIALLIWGSLTQKWDLGGGGGSDGQVIDAIMVDPNAVVQQYNQQKAQQANVQKAEQERKARAEQQEEELRQQQMKEQERLKTLEVERLQAKEAAEAQKREAALAAAKAKEEQKVAEEAAAQAKAERDRILKEQADAKAQAEAEAKKQAELAAKQKAEEAKAKAEADAKAKAEADAKAKAEAEAKAKAAAEAKAKAAAEAKAKAAAQQQSKAVDSLLDGLVADGNKQSGASAAGQGGGNRTGANGEGVDRYKGQLKVAIEQKFIDPELYKGKTCELRISIAPDGMLINAKIASGDPALCQVALRAANTAKLPKPPKDVYEQVKSSTIEFKP; encoded by the coding sequence GTGGGAAAGAAAACGAAGCCAATCCGAAGTAAATTGAGCGGTTCAGTTATCTTGTCTACCGCCTTACATTTGCTTGTTATCGCATTGCTTATCTGGGGGTCATTAACTCAGAAATGGGATTTAGGTGGTGGCGGTGGATCAGATGGGCAAGTTATTGATGCTATTATGGTTGATCCTAATGCGGTAGTACAACAGTATAACCAGCAAAAAGCACAACAGGCTAACGTCCAAAAGGCTGAGCAAGAACGTAAAGCGAGAGCTGAGCAGCAAGAAGAAGAGTTGCGTCAGCAGCAAATGAAAGAACAAGAACGTTTGAAAACGTTAGAAGTTGAGCGTTTACAAGCGAAAGAGGCAGCTGAAGCTCAAAAACGTGAAGCTGCATTAGCGGCTGCTAAAGCAAAAGAAGAACAAAAAGTTGCAGAAGAAGCGGCAGCGCAAGCGAAAGCAGAGCGTGATCGCATCTTAAAAGAACAAGCAGATGCAAAAGCTCAAGCTGAAGCAGAAGCAAAAAAACAAGCTGAATTAGCGGCAAAACAAAAAGCAGAAGAAGCTAAAGCAAAAGCCGAAGCAGATGCGAAAGCAAAAGCTGAAGCTGATGCCAAAGCCAAGGCTGAAGCAGAAGCTAAAGCCAAAGCTGCGGCAGAAGCTAAAGCGAAAGCGGCAGCTGAAGCAAAAGCCAAAGCAGCTGCTCAACAGCAAAGTAAGGCTGTTGATAGTTTGCTTGATGGTTTAGTCGCTGATGGTAATAAACAAAGTGGAGCCTCAGCTGCTGGACAGGGCGGAGGAAATCGCACAGGTGCAAATGGTGAAGGTGTAGATCGCTATAAAGGCCAACTGAAAGTCGCAATAGAACAGAAATTTATTGATCCAGAGTTATATAAAGGTAAAACTTGTGAGCTAAGGATTAGTATTGCGCCTGATGGAATGTTAATTAATGCGAAGATTGCAAGTGGTGATCCCGCATTATGTCAAGTGGCATTACGTGCAGCGAATACAGCTAAATTACCTAAACCACCGAAAGATGTTTATGAACAAGTAAAATCATCAACAATTGAGTTTAAGCCATAA
- the tolB gene encoding Tol-Pal system beta propeller repeat protein TolB codes for MKQALNVIFGLLILCVTTLANAEVRIEITQGVNTARPIGVVPFKWEGTGQMPEDIAGVIAADLRNSGKFNPIDVSRIPQQPVTASEVQPALWTALGIDSVVVGRVQPSADGQYLVSYQLVDVAGSPGAVLSQSEFKVPSKWLRYAAHTASDEVFEKLTGIRGAFRTRIAYVVVTNGGAYPYELRVSDYDGFNQDRVYRSSQPLMSPAWSPDGAKLAYVTFESGQSALVVQTLATGEIRQIASFPRHNGAPSFSPDGSKLAFALSKSGSLNLYVMDLASGNMTQVTNGRSNNTEPNWMPDGQTLVYTSDQGGRPQIYKININGGTPERITWEGKQNQNPAVSSDGSFLVMVSSESGRQHIAKQDLETNSVQYLTDTFLDETPSIAPNGTMVIYSSTQGLGTILQLVSTDGRFKARLPATDGQVKSPAWSPFM; via the coding sequence ATGAAGCAGGCATTAAATGTTATCTTCGGGCTTTTAATTTTATGCGTAACCACTTTGGCTAACGCTGAAGTTCGAATAGAAATTACACAAGGGGTAAATACTGCACGACCTATTGGTGTTGTTCCTTTTAAATGGGAAGGCACAGGTCAAATGCCAGAAGATATCGCTGGTGTGATTGCGGCTGATTTACGTAATAGCGGAAAATTTAATCCAATTGATGTATCCCGTATACCTCAACAACCTGTTACCGCATCTGAAGTCCAACCTGCACTTTGGACTGCATTAGGCATTGATTCTGTTGTTGTGGGACGAGTGCAACCATCAGCGGATGGTCAATATTTGGTAAGTTATCAGCTTGTTGATGTTGCAGGCTCACCCGGTGCCGTTTTATCTCAAAGTGAGTTTAAAGTTCCATCTAAATGGCTACGTTACGCTGCACACACAGCGAGTGATGAAGTGTTTGAAAAACTAACAGGTATTCGTGGTGCATTCCGTACACGTATTGCTTATGTCGTTGTGACAAATGGTGGTGCATATCCTTATGAATTGCGTGTTTCAGATTATGATGGATTTAACCAAGATCGTGTTTATCGTTCATCACAGCCATTAATGTCACCAGCATGGTCGCCAGATGGTGCTAAACTTGCATATGTGACCTTTGAAAGTGGTCAATCTGCTTTAGTCGTGCAAACATTAGCAACAGGTGAAATTCGCCAAATTGCATCATTCCCAAGACATAATGGTGCACCTTCGTTTTCACCAGATGGCTCTAAACTGGCATTTGCGCTTTCTAAGAGCGGTAGCTTAAATCTGTATGTTATGGATTTAGCCAGTGGAAATATGACACAGGTAACCAATGGCAGAAGTAATAATACCGAGCCAAATTGGATGCCAGATGGACAAACCTTAGTCTATACTTCAGATCAAGGTGGTCGCCCACAAATATACAAGATTAATATTAACGGTGGAACACCAGAGCGCATTACTTGGGAAGGTAAACAAAATCAAAACCCAGCAGTAAGCTCAGATGGTAGTTTCTTAGTTATGGTGAGTTCTGAAAGCGGTAGGCAACATATCGCTAAGCAGGATCTGGAAACGAATTCCGTACAATATCTAACAGATACGTTTCTGGATGAAACGCCAAGCATCGCTCCTAACGGTACAATGGTTATTTATAGCTCTACACAGGGCTTAGGCACCATTTTGCAGCTAGTATCGACTGATGGACGTTTCAAAGCGCGTCTTCCGGCGACTGACGGTCAGGTTAAATCACCTGCCTGGTCACCGTTTATGTGA
- the pal gene encoding peptidoglycan-associated lipoprotein Pal, translating into MQLNKVFKGLMLALPLVAVAACSSNKNDDQTDTNNVPVVEQGPTAEELARQQLEQLKQQNIVYFGFDKYDISSDYANLLDAHAAFLRANPSVRITVEGHADERGTPEYNIALGERRANAVKMYLQGKGVSDDQLKIVSYGKEKPAVLGHDEAAYAKNRRAVLDY; encoded by the coding sequence ATGCAATTAAACAAAGTGTTTAAAGGGTTGATGTTAGCATTACCACTCGTTGCTGTTGCAGCATGTAGCTCAAACAAAAACGACGATCAAACTGATACAAACAATGTACCTGTTGTTGAACAAGGACCTACTGCTGAAGAATTAGCGCGTCAGCAATTAGAACAACTGAAACAACAAAACATCGTTTACTTCGGTTTTGACAAATATGACATTAGCTCAGACTACGCTAACCTGTTAGATGCACACGCTGCATTCCTGCGTGCAAATCCATCAGTACGTATCACTGTAGAAGGTCATGCTGACGAACGCGGTACTCCAGAATACAACATCGCTCTGGGCGAACGTCGTGCTAACGCAGTGAAAATGTATCTGCAAGGTAAAGGCGTATCAGATGATCAACTGAAAATCGTTTCTTATGGTAAAGAAAAACCAGCTGTACTAGGTCATGACGAAGCCGCTTATGCGAAAAACCGTCGTGCAGTACTGGATTACTAA
- the ybgF gene encoding tol-pal system protein YbgF, whose translation MNNSNFRPFVMSLLLLVGVAAPVAAIAQAPISNIGSGSTDERLAQLERFSNAHSQLLTQLQQQLADSQRDIDMLRGQIQENQYQLNQVVERQRNIYQQLDSLGGGTSTSTEATQPDNSASSTPSTTNNAGQGDEKADYNAAIDIVLNSKDYDKAIVELNNFINNYPKSSYQSNAQFWLGQMYYLKGNKDQAASTFAIVVKNYPKSQKASEAFYKIGLIMQEKGQKDNAKAVYQQVIKQYPNSAGAKLAQKQLGAL comes from the coding sequence ATGAACAACAGTAACTTCAGACCTTTCGTGATGAGTCTGTTGTTACTGGTTGGCGTAGCGGCTCCCGTAGCCGCTATTGCCCAAGCGCCAATCAGTAATATCGGTTCAGGTTCGACCGATGAACGACTCGCCCAACTTGAGCGTTTTTCAAATGCTCACAGCCAGCTTTTGACCCAATTACAGCAACAACTCGCTGATTCTCAGCGTGATATTGATATGTTGCGTGGCCAAATTCAGGAAAATCAATACCAGTTAAATCAAGTTGTTGAACGTCAACGCAACATCTATCAACAATTAGATAGCCTTGGTGGTGGTACTTCAACTTCAACAGAAGCCACTCAACCTGATAATTCTGCTTCTTCAACACCGTCTACGACAAATAACGCAGGGCAAGGTGATGAAAAGGCTGATTATAATGCAGCAATTGATATCGTACTGAATTCTAAAGATTACGATAAGGCAATTGTTGAATTAAACAACTTTATCAATAATTATCCGAAGTCTAGCTATCAATCAAATGCACAATTTTGGTTGGGTCAGATGTATTATCTAAAAGGTAATAAGGATCAGGCAGCAAGCACATTTGCTATTGTTGTTAAAAACTATCCAAAATCTCAAAAAGCAAGTGAAGCCTTTTATAAAATTGGTTTGATCATGCAAGAGAAAGGGCAAAAGGATAATGCTAAAGCTGTTTACCAACAAGTGATTAAGCAATATCCAAATAGTGCTGGCGCTAAATTAGCGCAAAAGCAGTTGGGAGCACTCTAA
- a CDS encoding aminoglycoside 6-adenylyltransferase, producing METTTRLIDRMLSFALLDPRIEAVILTGSLGRNRKIDSYSDIDIELIGYGATELAKNQHWLSQFGDALVSLQLECEDPKSKFWPIYLHVLAQGRKMDIMMAEPERIFNMKTEGLSPVYQRGYQILLDKTGLCDELPEISTITPPTLSKEQAYNNAQEFWFEATQVAIAILRHEFWFANYRINDMREWLIVLLEQVALHNTPTQDVWYQGKNLKEWLPKFYSLRSLESTLAMSTPYESAATLSIMMAFFLDASKRLNHPIATAIKTQELVSNWLIDNEFLTENEYNQITSSIICHY from the coding sequence ATGGAGACAACAACACGTTTAATCGATCGCATGCTATCTTTTGCTCTTCTCGATCCTAGAATTGAAGCCGTGATCTTAACGGGATCGTTAGGACGCAATAGAAAGATAGACAGTTATTCTGATATTGATATAGAGCTTATCGGTTATGGTGCGACAGAGCTCGCAAAAAACCAACATTGGTTATCGCAATTCGGTGATGCTCTTGTCAGCTTACAGTTGGAATGTGAAGATCCCAAAAGTAAGTTTTGGCCCATTTATTTACATGTTTTAGCTCAAGGCCGAAAAATGGACATTATGATGGCGGAGCCTGAACGTATTTTTAACATGAAAACTGAAGGACTTAGCCCAGTTTACCAGCGTGGATATCAAATCTTACTCGATAAAACGGGGTTATGTGATGAGCTTCCTGAAATTAGCACTATAACGCCACCTACGCTGTCAAAAGAACAGGCGTATAACAATGCTCAAGAATTCTGGTTTGAGGCGACACAAGTCGCTATAGCCATTTTACGCCATGAATTTTGGTTTGCTAATTATCGTATAAATGATATGCGTGAATGGCTAATCGTGTTACTTGAACAAGTTGCGTTACACAATACGCCAACACAAGATGTATGGTATCAAGGAAAAAACCTGAAAGAATGGCTACCTAAGTTTTATTCATTACGTTCATTGGAAAGTACCCTTGCAATGAGCACTCCCTATGAATCTGCTGCAACACTTTCAATTATGATGGCATTTTTCCTTGATGCTTCAAAACGTCTCAATCATCCTATTGCTACAGCTATTAAAACTCAAGAACTTGTCAGTAACTGGTTAATTGACAATGAATTTTTGACTGAAAATGAATACAACCAGATCACGTCATCAATTATTTGTCATTACTGA
- the pnuC gene encoding nicotinamide riboside transporter PnuC codes for MDVMSWFSINNILVNIPLGKGGYPLSWIEAVGTIAGLLCIWLASQEKIINYLFGLINVTLFAIIFFQIQLYASLLLQIFFFAANIYGWYAWSRVNDFEQAELKIRWLKSSHCLFLIVVSIAAIAALTFNIDTVFGYLAVVAVDILNVFGANLATPVLEPDAYPFWDSTMTVLSIVAMILMTRKLVENWLIWSVINVISIVIFYKQGVYAMSVEYIILLAIAINGSRLWIKAAKRSSENNYLS; via the coding sequence ATGGATGTGATGAGTTGGTTTAGTATCAATAATATTTTAGTCAATATCCCACTCGGAAAAGGTGGGTATCCACTTTCATGGATTGAAGCCGTTGGTACCATTGCTGGTCTACTCTGTATTTGGCTTGCCAGTCAGGAAAAAATTATCAATTATTTATTTGGACTTATTAATGTCACTCTGTTTGCCATTATTTTTTTCCAAATCCAGCTATATGCAAGTTTACTCCTTCAAATATTTTTCTTTGCCGCCAATATTTATGGATGGTATGCATGGAGCCGAGTGAATGACTTTGAGCAGGCTGAATTGAAAATACGTTGGTTAAAGTCAAGTCATTGCCTCTTTTTAATCGTGGTTTCGATAGCCGCGATTGCCGCTCTTACTTTTAATATTGATACTGTATTTGGTTATTTAGCTGTTGTTGCTGTTGATATATTAAATGTCTTTGGTGCAAATTTAGCGACGCCAGTTCTGGAACCTGATGCTTACCCATTCTGGGATTCCACAATGACAGTGCTTTCTATTGTCGCAATGATCTTAATGACACGGAAATTGGTTGAAAATTGGCTAATTTGGTCAGTTATTAACGTAATTAGTATTGTTATATTCTACAAACAAGGTGTTTATGCAATGTCTGTTGAATATATCATTTTACTGGCTATCGCAATTAATGGTTCTCGTTTGTGGATCAAAGCAGCAAAGCGTTCTAGCGAAAATAATTATCTCTCCTAA